The Gemmatimonadaceae bacterium region GGAAATCCTGCGTGATGCGGTACGCACCCGCTATCCGATAGAAGTTGGACCACCGCGCGTTGGGGCCGAACAGCGACGATCCGTCGCGGCGATACAGTCCATCAACGATGTACCGGTCCTTCAGGTTGAACGACTGCGACACCATGTAGTCCGTGGTCCGCTCCACGTTCAACGTCGAGCCGACCGAAAGCGACGTCTGCGCCAGCGCCGCGAGATCCGGCACACCATTCACGTTCAGGATGTAGCCGCCGGCGTTGAAGTTGTTGAACGTATCGTTCTCCAACTGGTACGCCACGCTGGTGGTCGAGAGCAGACTGCGGTACAGCTTGGTCGCCGTGGCGCGCAACATCGAATTCCACGAGATGTCATTCGTGGTGTAGTTCCTGAGGCCGCCCTGGCCAGGGGTCCCGCTGGTGGTGCTGAGGGTACCGCGCGCCGTGTAGTCCTGCTCCGTGGCGCTCAGGCGGTCGGTGCCATAGTTGGCGTCGAACCGCAGCCAATCGACGGGGCGCCAGTTGCCGGAGATCGAACCGAGCAGCCGTTGGCGGTTGAAGTTCTGAGAACTCGAGAACAGGTCGAACAACGGGTTCGGGCGAGCGTTCACGTCCGACCACGCCGGCAACACCGGGAAGTACTTGCTCGAGTCCGTCGCGGTGAATCCCGGGAGTGGATTGGCCGCCGTCCCATACGGGTGCGCCAAGTCGATGATCGGCGACGCCTGGTACAGGTCGAAGAACCCAGTGCTCGAGTTCGGGCCGAAATCGTTGTTCTGGTTGCCGTAGGTGACGCTGGCCGAGAGATTGGCCTTGGCCCCGACGCCCTGGTCGATGTTCAACCGCACGTTCTGGCGGAACTGGCCTTTCTTGAACGGCAGAATGCCGCCGTTGTGATCGGAGCTGTACGATGTGTTGAAGTTCGTATTGCCGCGACGCAGACCCACCGACACGTCGTTATTGTAGTAGTTGTTGCTGCTCATCCAGAGCTTGGCCTGATTGCGATACGCGTTCGGTCCGGAAGTCGGATACGGCGTGTCGTCGAACGGCGACGAGCTCAGGATGTTGTTCCCGTTCGACGAGAGCTGAATGCTGCCGTCGGCGTTGAACTGATTTCGCGTGCCCGTATTCACCGCCGGCCAATGCGGGATGTCCGAATTACCGTATTCGGTATGAGCCGTGATGCTCAGGTGGTTCTCAGCGAGGTCGGCGCCGCGTTTGGTCGTGATGTTGATGACGCCGTTGGCCGCGTTCGAACCGTAGAACGACGCGCCGGCCGCGCCCTTCAGCACTTCGATCGACGAGATGTCCGATGCGTCGATGTCCGAAATGCTCTCCTGCGTGAGGACGCCGTCGATGATGATCAGCGGGGTGCTGCATCCCACCGTCAGACAGGTCGAGCCACGGATGCGGATCGCCGGGTCGCCACCGGGGTTGCCGGTGCCGAGGTCAACCTTCAAGCCGGCGACCTGACCGGAAAGGGCGTCCAGCGGGTTCGCCGCCGGGACCGCCGAGATCTGCGAGCCCGAAATCTTCGCCACGGAGAACGTCAGACTGTTCTGCGAGGTCGAATCGGCGACGCCCGTCGTGACCACCGCATTCAGGTGGAACGGATCGGCCTTGAGTGAGAAGTCCAGCGTGTGCGCGCCGGCACTCAGCGTCACCGACTGGTTCATCGAGGAATAGCCGATGTACCGCGCATTCACCGTGACGCTCTGGCCGCGGGCGCTCACATCGGGAATCGCGATCGTGTAGTTGCCGGCTTCGTTGGTTACCGCACCCACGTGGAGCACGCTGATGGAGACGCTGGCACCAGGAATCGCGGTGCCGTGCTCGTTGGTCACCTTGCCGGTGACCACGGTCGCCTGCCCCATCGCCCGCTGCGCCGTCAATCCAACCAGGCACGCGGTTACGAGCGGGACAATCCAACGCCTCATTCCATTCACGGTCATGTTGTCGGTCCTCATCCAAGGGTCTCTGAGGGAGATTTGAAAGACATGCCGCCAACCGCGCGGGGTAGAACAGCGGTTGGACTTCGATACTGGCGGGTCGAGGCGCTGCCAGAACTTGGAAGCGATCCTCGTATCGGGTTAGAAACAAACAGGATACAGTTGCCTAGTGTGCAACCTAGACCCCTGTCCCGCAAGGGTCCGTACAACGTCACAACCCTGCGAGCCAACTGGGAGGTCACATTATCGAGGGCCCGCACTCCGCTCCCCAACGTCAACCTTTCGTCAAGACACCCGCGGAATTGGATATGAGAATTCCGTCTTTCTGACCGATCAACTTGGAATTCATCGGCCCACTACTATATAGAGGGGACTCCGGAGCCGCGCCGCCTCACTCTGAAAGAGGAGCTGGGCACGGAATCCGTTGGACTGGGCCGGAAGTCAAACGGCATCTCCACCAACTGGCGCACCGGCCGCCCTCGAATCCTTGCAGGCGAGAAACTCGCAGCCCGTAGCGCCCGCCGCACCGCGGCACTGAATGGCGCCGCCGTCGCGGATACGACCTCGATCGTCGCCATCTCCACAGCCCCCGCCGTGTCAACCACGAATCGCACCACCACGTGGCCCGGCACCCGCACCCGGTACAGGGAATCGGGATATATCGGAACCGCTGTGCCCCTGTCGTATCCCGCCGGCTGATCCACCGTCGCCGCCGTATACACCACGTTCGCCTTGAGGAGCGAGTCGAGGTTCGGCGCATGTTCGGGCGGGAGCTGATCGGCACGCACGTTCGGCCGCATGGGCCTCGACCAGATCGCGATGACGCCGCACGCCTCCATGCCATACGGCCCCGAGAGGGACGCCGGAACCGACGAACCGTGCAGATAGACCTCGATCCCTTCGACCGTCGAGAGATCGATCATGTTCAGATCAAAGCTCCCCAGCGCCGCAGGAAAGCCGTCGACCATCACGAGCGGCTGGCATCGTGAACCGGCCAGCGTCACCGAGGTGCCGAGCGCGCCGCGCATGGTGTACTCCCGCACCCCGGGAACCCGGGTGAGCACGTCCGTCATGCGAAAGGTCCCGAGTGAATCGATCTCTCCGCGCGTGATGTAGAATCCCTGCCCCGAAGCCCGTCGAGCATTGAACCCCGCCAGACGCGCATCGTACGGCTGGGGCCGCGCCTGCGCGTACACGGTTGGGAGCACGGTGGGGAAGGCGTGGATCCGGAGGTCGAGGGACAGCGCATCCGGCCCCAGATCCCAGTAGGTGATCGCCGGAGCAAATCCGATCCGCCGCACGGTGAGCACGACCGGTCCCTGCGGCACATCGCGCAGGGTAAACTCCCCCGCCGAATCGGTGGTGGCCGCAATATTCGCTCCGGCATCGACGCGGGCCCCCGGCACGGCGACACCGGCGCTGTCGCGCACGGTGCCGAGGATGGTTCCCTTGGGCTGGGTGTCCGCGGCCACGGGTACGCCGGATCGTTGGGCTCGCGCCACGTTCCGCCCGCCGGACGCCACGAGCAATCCCGCCGCCGCGAGCACGACGAAGCACCCGCGAACCGCGCGACCGCTGCCTGAAATGGTCATGGACTCTCCCAGCGAGCTCCTCGACTAATGCATGCTTCAGCCGAGCCGCGGGCGCAAGGTTGCCGGGCGGGCCTCCACCCATGCTTACGAGACCCCTACAAGAACCGCCGTAGCCACCATGGTGAACGCGTTCGCGTGATGTGTCCATCGCCGCAACCTCCGGCCGGGGCCCAGCGGCCTCTGGCAAGCCACGCTCGAGACCGATAGATATGGGCTCGCGCTCGCCGGCTCGCCCCCCCCTCCGCGTCCGATGCCCATCGAACACATCTCCGACACCGCCCGATGGGTTGCCGTGTATCGCGCCATGGAGACGGCGCGGCCCGATGCGATCTTCCGCGACCCGTACGCGCGCCGGCTGGCCGGCGACCGCGGCGACGACATCGTGGACACCATGAAGCAAGGGCGCGCCATGGCCTGGGCGATGATCGTGCGTACGGCCGTGTTCGACGAGATCATCCTCGACACCATCGCCCGGCACGGCGTGGACACGATCGTGAACCTGGCCGCGGGACTCGACGCGCGCCCGTGGAGACTGGACCTCCCGGCGTCGCTGCGGTGGATTGACGTGGACCTGCCCGCGATCCTCGGGTACAAGACCGAAGCGCTGCGCGATGAGACACCCCGTTGCCGCTACGAATCCGTGGCCACCGATCTCACCGACGATGTGGCGCGGCGCGCGCTGTTCGCGCGCATCGGCGCCGAGTCGAAACGCGTGTTCGTGGTGACCGAGGGGCTGCTCATCTACCTCACGGAGCCGCAGGTGGCGAGCCTGGCGGCCGACCTGCACGCCCAGCCGAACGTCTCGTTCTGGCTCATCGATCTGGCGAGCCCGCGCCTGCTCAAGATCATGCAGCGCACGTGGGGCAAGAGCGTGGCCAAGGGCAACGCGCCGTTTCGATTCGCGCCTGCCGTAGGCACGGATTTCTTCACGCCGCTCGGGTGGATGGCGGCGCAGTTCCGGTCCACGATGGAAGAGGCGCATCGACTGCGCCGCGAGATGCGCGGAATGTGGTTCTGGCGCGTGGTCGGGCGCCTCTACCCCAAGCGCACGCAGGAGGAGTTCCGCCGAATGTCCGGCGTCGTGCTGCTCGAACGCGCGTGAGTCGACCTTCCCCGGCGCCAGGACCTTCGCGCCGGGCTGGTGTCCGGACGAGAGATGAGGAGTCAGACACCAGTCCCCAATCTTGACCGCTCCCTATTTGATGGGCTCTCCCTTGTCCACCTGCGGCACGCCGTTCTTCATCCAATCTGGCTCCGGCGCGCCTTTGAGATAGTGATCGAAGAACTGCTTCATCCGGATCTGGAAATCCTTCTGGTTCGGCGTCTTCGCCAGGTGGTGCGGCTCGCCGGGATACGACAGCCAGATCACCTTCTTGCCGTTGCGCCGGGCCGCATTGTAGAACTCGAGCCCCTGGTCCCAGTCCACCGCGCCGTCCGCGGTGCCCTGCAGGATCATGAACGGCGTCTGGATTTTGGTCACGTTGAACACCGGCGACTGGCTCTCGTACAACTTGGTGGCGTTCCAGGGCGTGACGTTCGCACCCATGCGACCCTGGCTGGTCTCCAGAATGCCGCCGTTCCATTGGCCGCTCTGCTTGTATAACTCGTCGTACATACTGACGAGGTCGGTGAGCGGTGCCCCGGTCACGACGGCTTTGAACATGTTCGTCTGCGTGAGGATGAACGACGACTCGTAGCCGCCCCAGCTGTGGCCCTGCAAGCCGATGTGGTTTGGATCGGCGTAGCCGAGCGCGATCACCTTCTTTACCCCAGCCGTGACGCAGTCGAGGGCCGAGGACCCCGGCTTCCCGATCTCGTACACGATATCGGGTTCGAACACCAGATAGCCGTCGCTTGCGTACTCGCTCATGTGGGGCCGGTCGTCGTACACCGGCATGGAGAATTGGTGGTCGGTGTTCGACAGGATCTCGTAGATGTACACGAGCATCGGATACTTCTTGCCCGGCTGGTAGTCGGCCGGCAGGGTGAGCGTGCCCTGCAGCTTCTTTCCTTTGCTGTTCGTATAGTCCACCAGCACGCGGCGGCCCCAGGCATAGTCGGCAATCTGAGGATTGGCCTCGGTGAGCTTGCGCGGCACCGAGAATTTCGCGTCGCTCACCCAATAGTCGGGGAACTCGCGAAAGGTCTGCTCGGTGAAAATCACGCGGTCGGCATCCTTGGCCTTCTGCGCCTCGCCGATCATCTTGTCAGCAAAGAGGAGCGGCGTTGGCGTGCCGCCGCCTGCGGGCAACTGCCAGTAGCCGGATTTCTTGGTCCACTCGCCGTATGCCGTGAGCAGTTGTGGCTGCGACAGGTCCACCGTCTCGGCGGGGCCGCCTCCGAAACCAAAACCGCCGCGGCCGCCACGACCGCCCCCGCCCAAGCGAGCCAGCCGTAGCTCCACCTGCTGTGCCGCACCGGCGCCGCCGGTGAGGTCGCGCCCCTTCGCCCCATCGAGCGGCAGCGACCAGACGTCGTACTTGTCGTAGAGCAGCACGGCGCGGCCATCCTTCGACCAGCCGGCCACGCCCCAGATCGGCTTCTCGGCCGCCTGGTCGTTGTCAGTGTCTATGAAACTCTTGCCCGTGGCTGCGTCCACATTCAGCGTCTTGCCGGTGGCGAGGTCATACGCCATCACGTGCCGGTTCTCGAGGTACAGGAACCATTTGCCGTCGGGAGACGTGCCCATGGTGCGCAGAAGATGCTTGGCGATGAGCGTGCGCTCTCCGGTTCCCGTGCTGATGCGATAGTAGTCGGCGCGCGCCGGGGCGCCTTCGGAATAATCGTACTCATATGGCGTGGGATCGCGACCGATCGCCCACCGCCCGTCGGCAGTCGGCGTGACGGTCTTCATCGCGCTGTCGGCCAGTTGCACGAAACGCCTGCCGGCCAGGATGAAGGCGCTGCTGATCGTGGCCCGGCGCAATTGATTGATCTGGAGCATCTGCTGCGACTGCAGCTCGACGTCCTTCCAGTGCCACACGTCCACGTCGGCCTGCGGTGCCTCGGCTTTCGGCAGCGTGTCTTGCTGCTCCTTGATGCCGATGAACAGCCGTGTGCCGTCGGGGCTCCAGCGCGGCGCCGAGAATTCGCTGAGTACGAATCCTTTGGGGAACGCCGGGTCGTGCCCCGGATCCCATTCGACGACCGCTGTGACCGGCGCCGCGGCATCAGGCCAGGCGAGCAGCACGTTCTCGCGCTGCTGTTTGTCCTTGGGCTTCTCACCGCGCAACACCGCGAGGCTCGTGGACGAATCGCGCCACACGAGCCCGACGTATTCCATGGGCTTGCTGTCGAGAGCCCGCGTCTCACCCGTGGACAGATCGATGACGTAGGCGCCGTTGCCGAGGCGGCCGGTGGCATCCACGGTGTACGCTAGCAGATTGCCGGCGGTGTCGAAGTCGTACTCGTCCACGTTGCCGATATTCTGCGTGACCCCCGTGGTCAGACGGCGCAGCAGAAGGTCCGTGCCGCGGTGCGACGTATCGCCGGGCGTGCCGTTCATCTTGATGGCCAGCCACTGGGAGCCTGCCGCGAACCGGAACGCACTCGCGCCAGGCACGTCGTACTTGTCGCCGGTGGCGAGATTGAGCAGTTCGAGATGCCGCACGACGCCGACGCTCGCGCCGTTGTCGCCGGCCCTCGAGGCGCCGGCTCCCCGTCCGCCACGACCGCCGCGGCCGCCGTTACCGGCGCCACGTCCCCTTCCGTTGGCAGCCCCACCGGGCGGATTCACGAAGTAGGCGATCCACTGTGAGTTGTCGGAGAACTGCACGCTCCCGCCGCCGCCGAACCCGCCTCGCCCACCGCGGCCGCCCACCTCTGCGGCGCCGGTCGGCATG contains the following coding sequences:
- a CDS encoding SusC/RagA family TonB-linked outer membrane protein; the protein is MRRWIVPLVTACLVGLTAQRAMGQATVVTGKVTNEHGTAIPGASVSISVLHVGAVTNEAGNYTIAIPDVSARGQSVTVNARYIGYSSMNQSVTLSAGAHTLDFSLKADPFHLNAVVTTGVADSTSQNSLTFSVAKISGSQISAVPAANPLDALSGQVAGLKVDLGTGNPGGDPAIRIRGSTCLTVGCSTPLIIIDGVLTQESISDIDASDISSIEVLKGAAGASFYGSNAANGVINITTKRGADLAENHLSITAHTEYGNSDIPHWPAVNTGTRNQFNADGSIQLSSNGNNILSSSPFDDTPYPTSGPNAYRNQAKLWMSSNNYYNNDVSVGLRRGNTNFNTSYSSDHNGGILPFKKGQFRQNVRLNIDQGVGAKANLSASVTYGNQNNDFGPNSSTGFFDLYQASPIIDLAHPYGTAANPLPGFTATDSSKYFPVLPAWSDVNARPNPLFDLFSSSQNFNRQRLLGSISGNWRPVDWLRFDANYGTDRLSATEQDYTARGTLSTTSGTPGQGGLRNYTTNDISWNSMLRATATKLYRSLLSTTSVAYQLENDTFNNFNAGGYILNVNGVPDLAALAQTSLSVGSTLNVERTTDYMVSQSFNLKDRYIVDGLYRRDGSSLFGPNARWSNFYRIAGAYRITQDFHIPGFQELKVHVAQGTAGLRPTYDMQYETYTIGNGQFSKNTVGNKNLAAAVLTETEYGINADFLNRFSGELTYANRVTDGAFLQVPLSLAASGGFNSQWQNAANILSKTLEGALQTRLVDKRSFTWDLSLTADHTTQEITSMNHAPFTVSAGGQGQGVFWYQAGQPLGVIYGTKWVHTFAQLLDNPANAGAQASNYVVNPLGYLVLASQRGTANEVPIAYVDKTGANKFIIGNVNPNLNYGFQNDVRWGQFAIHANFDGQMGGDIYNFSKQWMTQDLRNPGMDMVGKAQNQKVAENFFTLGIYNGLDPNQYFVESGAYLKLRELSVGYDVSPRLLPKIGLGQASGLRISFLARNLITWTKYSGFDPDVVSGNDFNYKIDGFRYPPFRTFTGQVEIRF
- a CDS encoding TonB family protein → MTISGSGRAVRGCFVVLAAAGLLVASGGRNVARAQRSGVPVAADTQPKGTILGTVRDSAGVAVPGARVDAGANIAATTDSAGEFTLRDVPQGPVVLTVRRIGFAPAITYWDLGPDALSLDLRIHAFPTVLPTVYAQARPQPYDARLAGFNARRASGQGFYITRGEIDSLGTFRMTDVLTRVPGVREYTMRGALGTSVTLAGSRCQPLVMVDGFPAALGSFDLNMIDLSTVEGIEVYLHGSSVPASLSGPYGMEACGVIAIWSRPMRPNVRADQLPPEHAPNLDSLLKANVVYTAATVDQPAGYDRGTAVPIYPDSLYRVRVPGHVVVRFVVDTAGAVEMATIEVVSATAAPFSAAVRRALRAASFSPARIRGRPVRQLVEMPFDFRPSPTDSVPSSSFRVRRRGSGVPSI
- a CDS encoding SAM-dependent methyltransferase gives rise to the protein MPIEHISDTARWVAVYRAMETARPDAIFRDPYARRLAGDRGDDIVDTMKQGRAMAWAMIVRTAVFDEIILDTIARHGVDTIVNLAAGLDARPWRLDLPASLRWIDVDLPAILGYKTEALRDETPRCRYESVATDLTDDVARRALFARIGAESKRVFVVTEGLLIYLTEPQVASLAADLHAQPNVSFWLIDLASPRLLKIMQRTWGKSVAKGNAPFRFAPAVGTDFFTPLGWMAAQFRSTMEEAHRLRREMRGMWFWRVVGRLYPKRTQEEFRRMSGVVLLERA
- a CDS encoding prolyl oligopeptidase family serine peptidase, which encodes MTAHSLRSAGRRAMVLALAAALLHPAPASAQRGGSAEPAAHKTAPDGKKILTLADYGPWKRITAAAISDNGAWMTYTFTPNDGDDTLFVRALDHDQLYTMPTGAAEVGGRGGRGGFGGGGSVQFSDNSQWIAYFVNPPGGAANGRGRGAGNGGRGGRGGRGAGASRAGDNGASVGVVRHLELLNLATGDKYDVPGASAFRFAAGSQWLAIKMNGTPGDTSHRGTDLLLRRLTTGVTQNIGNVDEYDFDTAGNLLAYTVDATGRLGNGAYVIDLSTGETRALDSKPMEYVGLVWRDSSTSLAVLRGEKPKDKQQRENVLLAWPDAAAPVTAVVEWDPGHDPAFPKGFVLSEFSAPRWSPDGTRLFIGIKEQQDTLPKAEAPQADVDVWHWKDVELQSQQMLQINQLRRATISSAFILAGRRFVQLADSAMKTVTPTADGRWAIGRDPTPYEYDYSEGAPARADYYRISTGTGERTLIAKHLLRTMGTSPDGKWFLYLENRHVMAYDLATGKTLNVDAATGKSFIDTDNDQAAEKPIWGVAGWSKDGRAVLLYDKYDVWSLPLDGAKGRDLTGGAGAAQQVELRLARLGGGGRGGRGGFGFGGGPAETVDLSQPQLLTAYGEWTKKSGYWQLPAGGGTPTPLLFADKMIGEAQKAKDADRVIFTEQTFREFPDYWVSDAKFSVPRKLTEANPQIADYAWGRRVLVDYTNSKGKKLQGTLTLPADYQPGKKYPMLVYIYEILSNTDHQFSMPVYDDRPHMSEYASDGYLVFEPDIVYEIGKPGSSALDCVTAGVKKVIALGYADPNHIGLQGHSWGGYESSFILTQTNMFKAVVTGAPLTDLVSMYDELYKQSGQWNGGILETSQGRMGANVTPWNATKLYESQSPVFNVTKIQTPFMILQGTADGAVDWDQGLEFYNAARRNGKKVIWLSYPGEPHHLAKTPNQKDFQIRMKQFFDHYLKGAPEPDWMKNGVPQVDKGEPIK